In Oryza sativa Japonica Group chromosome 1, ASM3414082v1, the genomic stretch TCGAATTCGTGACATgactttatataatttttttattcgcGACATCTGAATCCATTTTAAAGTTTTATTAAAGACAAATATAATTACACCGTATAGTATTAATGTTTTGGTCATTGGGAAAGTTTGACCCCCTCTTTTCTCTCCGATTCTGCGAGGCGACatcggcggcgagaggcgggctagggtttcgagcACCGCCACCGCGCGCCATGGCCGAGGCCAACCAGTACCAGATCCTGGTGCGGCTCCTCGACGGCCGCACACGCTGCCTCCGCTTCTCGACGACGACCGTCTCCGGCGCGGCGCTCCTCGACGCCGTCTCGGCGCTCTCCCGCGTCCCCGCCGCGTCCCTCCGCCTCgtcaccggccgcctcgacgtctcgccgtcctccgtcctcgcctcctccgccgacggccgattcccctccgcatccgcgCTCCTTCGCCTCCGCGGAGGCAAGGGCGGGTTTGGCTCGCTCCTCCGTGGCGCCGCCTCCAAGGCCGGCCAGAAGAAGACCAGCAACTTCGACGCCTGCCGCGATATCAacggccgccgcctgcgccacgttaacgccgagcgccgcctcgAGGAGTGGAAGGCCGAGGCCGCAGATCGCCAGCTCGAGAAGCTCGCGGAGGATTTCATCAAGAAGAAGGCTAAGGAAGCGGGTCGCGGTGGTGTGAAGGCGGCCGAGGTGGACAAATACCTCGAGAAGTACCGCAAGGATGCCGAGAGTTGCGTTAATGCGGTTGAGGAGTCTGTGCGCGCCTCTCTTGGGAAGAGGAAGACCGTGCCCAAGCCACGCGGTGGGGAAGATGCCAAGAAGCTTAAGATTTGGTGAGTGCCTCAAGAATGACTTATCTGTTGTGGTCTTTACTCTATTTTGTTGTatgtttatgaaaaaaattggttAATTTGCTGCGAGTCAGTTCAATTGCAATCCATTGGAATAAATTAGAAGCAAGTAGGTTCAATTGTAGTCCATTGGAATAAATAAGGAGCTTCCATCTTCTTGAATGATCCGATCAATTAGCTTAGTCGGTTAAAAGTTTTGTACAGAACTCCAGATGCCGAGTTGAAATTTGTGCTTGCTCGGAGCTGTTGTATGCTTGATTTTGCTGGAACATACACAGCTATAATGAGATCTAGCTAGTTTATGTAAGTGTGTGATTTGTTAGAAGGAAATTTGTCTTTGTTATGCTGCCGTCTTGCGCTTAAATTAATCAAGCATGGTATGCAGACTTTGTGTAGCAAAAGTTATCAACCATCTGAAGAGTGGCCAACATATTATTCCATTTGTGTTGTGAAGTCCCtgatttaattcatttttgtaGGCTGGGCAAGAAGAAGGTACAAGAGGATGAGAGTGATAGCGATAGTGACAGTGAAATGGATGATGATGAGGGTGCAGATACAAAATCCATAATTCTTGATGATGGGAATTCCTCGCATGGATCCAAAAGTGAGGACGAGAAGGTTGATCTGGGTTCAATTACTGAATCACCTTCAGAAGGAGAGACCTCAGGTGAGAAGTCTGGACGCTCTGAATCAGAGGAGAATGGAAACGGTGTTCAGGAGTCCAGGGAACCTACAATTAGGTCAGAAGGTGAATGCGGTGATTTTATATCAGATGGTGTGGTGGAGCATGAGATTGGAGTGGTGGATGAGCACACACCTGAGAATGGTGTTAGTGCTCTTTCAGAAGAAGTGTTGAAACCAGATGTAAAAGCAGAGGATAACACTGCTTCTGCTTCAGCCACATCACATCTTAATGACCTAGAGGCGCCTCCAGTAGAAGAACCTGCCAATGGAAATATATCTCCTCTTTCACAGGAACCACTGGACCTGACAATTTACAGTTCAGCTGCAGAATTGGAGGTAAGCTTAACATGATTGTGCACCAAATATTGGACCTGCTAGAGTAGATGTGTTGTCATCATAGTGCATATGTTATTTTGTTTTagttcctttattttttttgtccaaaaCTAACAACAAATTTGGTTGGAGGTTGAGTTTCCCTGCTCTTGGTTAAGAAGTTGGGAAATTGATATTTAGCTGCTATGCCCAATTGGTGGTAATATAGCAGAGTAGTTGACAACCAGCATGCAGAATGAAAGACCCACACTATCATGTTGACAACACAAAAAAGGGGAATTAGACAACAAGTGACTTTTCAGCCTATCTAAGTATCATTCTTGAGTTCATTATTTCTATATAGTTCAGTTTATATTATGCAGCATGTTTTTACATGAAGCAATGTATGTGATCACATGCAAACTTTGATGAATTACCACTAGGTGTAAAAGTTAATTAGGCACAGTTATTTGCTGAGATATAGAATAA encodes the following:
- the LOC4324395 gene encoding uncharacterized protein; its protein translation is MAEANQYQILVRLLDGRTRCLRFSTTTVSGAALLDAVSALSRVPAASLRLVTGRLDVSPSSVLASSADGRFPSASALLRLRGGKGGFGSLLRGAASKAGQKKTSNFDACRDINGRRLRHVNAERRLEEWKAEAADRQLEKLAEDFIKKKAKEAGRGGVKAAEVDKYLEKYRKDAESCVNAVEESVRASLGKRKTVPKPRGGEDAKKLKIWLGKKKVQEDESDSDSDSEMDDDEGADTKSIILDDGNSSHGSKSEDEKVDLGSITESPSEGETSGEKSGRSESEENGNGVQESREPTIRSEGECGDFISDGVVEHEIGVVDEHTPENGVSALSEEVLKPDVKAEDNTASASATSHLNDLEAPPVEEPANGNISPLSQEPLDLTIYSSAAELEVLGMERLKLELQNRGLKCGGTLQERAARLFLLKTTPLEKLPKKLFAKPSGGGK